Genomic DNA from Halobaculum sp. MBLA0147:
TCGACGAACATCCTCGTGGTGAACAACGTCCGCGACCGCGAGGAGGACGCCACCACCGGCAAACGGACGCTCGCCGTCCGGTTCGGCTACGGCGTCGCACGCGGGGAGTTCGTCGGGCTGCTCGGGCTCGCGTACACGATCCCGATCGTCTTCGCCGTCGAGACTGGCGACCTGGCGACGCTGCTCCCGCTCGTCACTCTCCCGCTGGCGGCCTCCGTCGCTCGGACGGTGCTGACGGAGACCGCCGGCGAGGCGCTGAACCCCACGTTGGAGTCGACCGGGAGACTGCTGGCGGCGTTCGCCGCTCTGTTCGCCGTCGGGCTGGCGGTGTGAGACGATGACCGACGACTCTACTGGAGCGCCGGGCGACTCCCGTGGAGCGTCGGACGACGCTCCGCCGAGTGTGGACTCGACCGGTCGCGGGGCGCCGACCGACTGGCGACTGCGGCGGTTCGCACTCCCGCTGGCGTCGCCGCTGGGAACCGCACACGGCGAGATTCACGAACGGGCTGGCACGCTGGTCGGGCTCCTCGGCGCTTCCGGCGAGACGGTCGGCGTCGGCGAGGCGACACCACTCTCCGGGTGGACGGAGTCCGAGGCGGACTGTCGTGGGGCACTCGCCGAGGCGACTGCGACGGAGCCACGGCGTGGTGCAGTTCCCGACGCGCGGACGCCGGCGGCGCGGTTCGCGGTCGAGACGGCGCGACGCGACGCCGTCGCTCGTCGTCGTGGCGTCCCGATCGCGGCGACACTGGGTCGCGACGGGACGGGTCCGACCGTAGAAGACGCGCACGCGAGACGCGTGCCGGTGAACGCGACCGTGGGCGACGCCGATCCGGCGGCGACCGTCGCGGCGGTCGAGGACGCGCTCGCCGACGGCTACGAGACGGTGAAGCTGAAAGTCGGTGTGCGCGACGTGGAGACGGATTTGACTCGTGTCCGACGGGTCGTCTCGGCTGTCGCGGGGGACTCCGAGACTGGCAGTACGGCGTCGCCGTCGGCACCGGGGCCGACGCTGCGTGTCGACGCGAACGGGGCGTGGGACCGCACCACCGCGACGCGAGCACTCCGAGCACTCGACGGGCTCGTGGAGTACGTCGAACAGCCGGTTCCAGGGTCGGACCTCGCCGGTCTCGCCGCGCTCCGTGGCGTCGGGGCGCCGGTCGCGGCCGACGAGGCGCTGTCGACACACGACCCGTGGCGCGTGCTGGCGGCCGACGCGGCGGACGTGCTCGTCTGTAAGCCCGCCGCGATCGGTGGCCTCGCGCGGACGCTGGCGGTCGCCCGTGCCGCGGCGGCGCGCGGCGTCGACACGGTGGTCACGACGACGATCGACGGCGTCGTCGCCCGAACGGCGGCGGTCCACCTCGTGGCGGCGCTCCCCGCCGTCGGGGAGACGGCGCTCTCGACGGTCGACGAGACGACGCCCCCGGACGAGACGCTGGCCGTGTCCGGAGGCGACGACGAGACACGTCGTGCGCACGGGCTGGCGACGGCGTCACTGTTGGAACGGGATCTGGAGACGACGGACGGACGGGCGATTGCCGACCCGGTTGCGCCGGTCGACGGCGAGATCGCGGTCCCGGCGGCGCCGGGGCTGGCGGGGGATCGGTTCGACGAACTGGTCCGAGAGTGACGAGAGAGGGTCGAGCGACGGGTCAGTTGACGAGTTTGTACAGCCAGGCCACGGTGAGTGCCAGGGAGAGTGCGAGCGCGACGCCGCCGGTCGCGAGCGGTGGGAGCTTCGTGGTCGCCTCGGAGGCGAGCAGCACTGGTGTCATACCCTCGCGTTCTCGACGGGCTCGCAAAAACGCTTCTACTCCGGGTGTCGCCGCCGACTCGCCTCGGTGGTCTGCGACGCGTGGCCCTCTCACCGCCGATCACCGCGCGTCGGCACCGCCGGACTGGTCACCGTGCGTCGCTCGCGGGTGGCTCGTACACTTCGGCGAGCCCGTCCAGTGCCTCGTGGTGGTGGGTCGTGTGTGGGGCGGTCAGCGGCGAGACGGAGACGGCGCCGTCGACGATGGCGCGGCGGTCCGTCCCCGCCGGGTCCGGGATGTCACCGCTCTTCATCCGCTCCCAGACGCGGTCGTGGAGAGTGATCTGGTCGCCGTCGCGCTCGGCGGTCATGTCGTACAGTGTCGACGGGCGTGTGATCGTCATCTCGCCGCTCCCGGTGCCGGGCCACGGGGCGTTGACGTTGAGGTAGTCCGTCTGCTCGAACACGCCGGCGTCGACGGCGTGATCGACGAGGAACCGCGTCGCGTCCGCCGCGAGCGCGTAGTCGCCCGGGTCCGTCGCGTGATCGCGCCAGTCGCCCTCGTCCGGCTCCGGGACGTACTGCGACACGGCGATGGCGGGTACGTCGAAGAACGCCGCCTCGACGGCCGCAGAGACCGTCCCGGACCGCCCGAGTACGTACGCCCCCAAGTTCGCACCCTTGTTACAGCCGGACACCACGAGGTCCACGTCGGGACACAGCGACTCTAGGCCGACGACGGTACAGTCCGCGGGCGTACCGGCGATGGCGTACCCCAACTCGTGTTCGCGGACGGTCACGTCGTTCGACATCGAGCGCCCGACGGCCGAGCGGTCGTCGGCGGGCGCGACGGCGACCACCTCCGTCACCTCGTCGAGGCCGTCGAGTGCGTCGTACAGCGCCCGGAACCCCGGACTGTCGATCCCGTCGTCGTTCGTCAAGAGGAGTCGCACCGCGTCGGCCTCGTCCATACCCCCGCCTCGGGTGGCCCGGAGAAAAACGCGTCGTTGCCACCGATCGCAGCTATCGAGCCACCGGAGTGGACTGGGCCGCCGCCGTCAGGCGGTGTCCGCCTCGTACCCGGCGTCTTCGACGGCGACGATGGCGTCGAGCGCGTCCGCGTCGCCCTCGACCGTCGCGCGATCAGCCTCGTGGTCTGCGGTCGCCGACTCGACGCCGTCGACGCCCTCCAGCGCCTCGACGACCGACGCCTCGCAGTTGCCACAGCTCATCCCCGTCACGGAGAGTTCGAGTGTCATACCACTACGTTAGGCTGGCGACGACACGGGTGTTTCGGTCTCGGACGAATCGCCACTCGGTCACGTTCGAGTGGGTCGCGGTCCGTCGCGCCGGCCGCACTGCGTTGCACCCGGGACTTTCGGAACTGGGGGTCGACCCTGCTGTCGACTTCGGTTCCGTGTATCTCGTCGGGGCCGCGGGATAAGTGAACCAGCTGTATCGGACCCGGATACCCACCAGTACGGCGTCCGAGACGGGAACGGAGATCCCTCGTCCGCCGATACTACCCGAGGCAGCCGCACTGGTGATCGAATTTGGGAACCAAAGCTAAAGCCCGAACTGAGGGCCGCTCTCGTTACCACAAACCGAATGGGTGAGGGGCCCCTACGAGTAGATGAGGGTGATCGGAACGTGGTAGACATCCGGTTCGACGTCGGCGGGATGAGTTGCGCCAACTGCGCGGGCACCATCGAGGAGCGCCTGACCGCGCTGGACGGCGTCTCGGCGGCGTCGGCCAACTTCGCGACCGACGAGGCGACGGTGACGTACGACCCGGCGGTCGTCGACACCGCCGCCGTCGTCGAGGCCGTGCGAGCGGCCGGGTACGAGCCGATCACCACCGAGGTGACGGTCGGGATCACCGACATGACCTGCGCGAACTGCTCGCAGGCGGTCGAAGACGCCGTCTCTTCGTTGCCGGGTGTCGTCGCCGTCGACGCCAACTTCGCGACCGACGAGGCGCGCGTGGAGTACCTCGCGGG
This window encodes:
- the surE gene encoding 5'/3'-nucleotidase SurE, with the protein product MDEADAVRLLLTNDDGIDSPGFRALYDALDGLDEVTEVVAVAPADDRSAVGRSMSNDVTVREHELGYAIAGTPADCTVVGLESLCPDVDLVVSGCNKGANLGAYVLGRSGTVSAAVEAAFFDVPAIAVSQYVPEPDEGDWRDHATDPGDYALAADATRFLVDHAVDAGVFEQTDYLNVNAPWPGTGSGEMTITRPSTLYDMTAERDGDQITLHDRVWERMKSGDIPDPAGTDRRAIVDGAVSVSPLTAPHTTHHHEALDGLAEVYEPPASDAR
- a CDS encoding mandelate racemase/muconate lactonizing enzyme family protein, which produces MTDDSTGAPGDSRGASDDAPPSVDSTGRGAPTDWRLRRFALPLASPLGTAHGEIHERAGTLVGLLGASGETVGVGEATPLSGWTESEADCRGALAEATATEPRRGAVPDARTPAARFAVETARRDAVARRRGVPIAATLGRDGTGPTVEDAHARRVPVNATVGDADPAATVAAVEDALADGYETVKLKVGVRDVETDLTRVRRVVSAVAGDSETGSTASPSAPGPTLRVDANGAWDRTTATRALRALDGLVEYVEQPVPGSDLAGLAALRGVGAPVAADEALSTHDPWRVLAADAADVLVCKPAAIGGLARTLAVARAAAARGVDTVVTTTIDGVVARTAAVHLVAALPAVGETALSTVDETTPPDETLAVSGGDDETRRAHGLATASLLERDLETTDGRAIADPVAPVDGEIAVPAAPGLAGDRFDELVRE
- a CDS encoding heavy-metal-associated domain-containing protein, with product MTLELSVTGMSCGNCEASVVEALEGVDGVESATADHEADRATVEGDADALDAIVAVEDAGYEADTA